In Candidatus Bathyarchaeota archaeon, the genomic stretch GAACAAGCAAACTCGCATATGCTGCATCCGACACACTTTTCAGGGTTGACAGATAGGAACCTTTGATTAACTTCCTTTTCCTCTGCGTCCATCGTAATAGATCTCCTAGTTTAACGCGTTATCTATCTTATTCTGAAGCTTTTTCCACAGCCTCATGGAACAACTTCTCTACCGCTGTACGCCTAGCCTTTTGAGCAAGGACATCCGCCGTCACGAAGTCTAGGGCTTCTTCGGGGCACCATTCAACACATTGGGGTGAACCTAGTTCCTTACATGTATCGCACACGTAAACCACCTTTGTCTCTGGATGCAACATGATTGCACCGTAATCGCATGCTTCAATGCACCAGCCGCACCCGTTGCATTTATCTTCGTCAACCATGATTATTCCCGTGTTTTCTTCTTGAGACAACGCGTCTC encodes the following:
- a CDS encoding 4Fe-4S dicluster domain-containing protein, translating into MAKLHEKKFVSADPAKCVGCCTCEYACSMVKEKTFNPTKSRIRVIRLGPLVNLAVACRLCEDPPCVAACPRDALSQEENTGIIMVDEDKCNGCGWCIEACDYGAIMLHPETKVVYVCDTCKELGSPQCVEWCPEEALDFVTADVLAQKARRTAVEKLFHEAVEKASE